Proteins encoded by one window of Pseudomonas sp. PSKL.D1:
- a CDS encoding ABC transporter substrate-binding protein produces MRHTTLLTTLVGLGLMAQAPALLANNLVFCSEGSPAGFDTAQYTSATDNDAAEPIYNRLVEFERGGTAVHPALATKWDVSDNGLQYTFHLREGVKFHANKAFTPSRDFNADDVLFTFNRMLDRQHPFRKAYPTEFPYFVSMGLDKNIAQVEKTGPLTVVFTLNKVDAAFVQNVAMSFASILSAEYAEQLLASGRPSDINQQPIGTGPFVFQRYQKDSQIRFKGNKQYWAPDEVKIDNLVFSINTDPSVRIQKLRRNECQVTLHPRPADLPALNADGKLQVLQQPGFNLGYIAYNTQHPPFDRLEVRQAMDMAVNKQAILQAVYQASGQLAVNAMPPTQWSYDNSLKDAPYNPEKAKQLLQQAGIKEGTEVTLWAMPVQRPYNPNAKLMAEMLQADWNKLGLKVRIVSYEWGEYLKRMKSGEHDIALIGWTGDNGDPDNWLGTLYSCDAIGSNNYSRWCDPQYDSLVMQAKQVTDREQRTALYQQAQQRLKQQVPITPVAHSTVNQPISAKVVDFKVSPFGRNDFSGVSVE; encoded by the coding sequence ATGCGCCACACCACCTTGCTTACCACCCTGGTCGGCCTTGGCCTCATGGCCCAGGCCCCTGCCCTGCTGGCCAACAACCTGGTGTTTTGCTCCGAGGGCAGCCCGGCCGGCTTCGACACCGCCCAGTACACCAGCGCCACCGACAACGACGCGGCCGAGCCGATCTACAACCGCCTCGTGGAATTCGAACGTGGGGGCACCGCGGTGCACCCTGCATTGGCCACGAAGTGGGATGTGTCGGACAACGGCCTGCAATACACCTTCCACTTGCGCGAAGGGGTGAAGTTCCACGCCAACAAGGCCTTCACGCCCAGCCGTGACTTCAACGCCGACGACGTGCTGTTCACCTTCAACCGCATGCTCGACAGGCAGCACCCGTTCCGCAAGGCCTACCCCACAGAGTTCCCCTACTTCGTCAGCATGGGCCTGGACAAGAATATCGCCCAGGTCGAGAAAACCGGGCCGCTGACCGTGGTATTCACTCTGAACAAGGTCGACGCCGCCTTCGTCCAGAATGTGGCCATGAGCTTTGCCTCGATTCTCTCTGCCGAGTACGCCGAGCAATTGCTGGCCAGCGGGCGCCCCAGCGACATCAACCAGCAACCGATCGGCACCGGCCCGTTCGTGTTCCAGCGCTATCAGAAAGACTCGCAGATCCGCTTCAAGGGCAACAAACAGTACTGGGCGCCTGATGAAGTGAAGATCGACAACCTGGTGTTCTCGATCAACACCGACCCTTCGGTGCGTATCCAGAAGCTGCGCCGCAACGAATGCCAGGTCACCCTGCACCCGCGTCCGGCCGACCTGCCGGCGCTCAATGCCGACGGCAAGCTGCAGGTGCTGCAACAGCCGGGCTTCAACCTCGGCTACATCGCCTACAACACCCAGCACCCGCCGTTCGACCGCCTTGAAGTGCGCCAGGCCATGGACATGGCAGTGAACAAGCAGGCGATTCTGCAAGCGGTGTATCAGGCGTCCGGGCAACTGGCGGTGAATGCCATGCCACCCACCCAATGGTCTTATGACAACAGCCTCAAGGACGCCCCTTACAACCCGGAAAAGGCAAAGCAACTACTCCAGCAAGCCGGAATCAAGGAAGGCACCGAGGTCACCCTGTGGGCCATGCCCGTACAACGCCCCTACAACCCCAACGCCAAGCTGATGGCTGAAATGCTCCAGGCCGACTGGAACAAATTGGGCCTGAAGGTGCGCATCGTCAGCTACGAATGGGGCGAGTACCTCAAGCGCATGAAAAGCGGTGAGCACGACATCGCCCTGATCGGCTGGACCGGCGACAACGGCGACCCGGACAACTGGCTGGGCACCCTCTACAGCTGCGATGCCATCGGCAGCAACAACTACTCGCGCTGGTGCGACCCTCAATACGACAGCCTGGTCATGCAGGCCAAGCAAGTGACCGATCGCGAACAGCGCACGGCGCTGTACCAGCAGGCCCAGCAGCGGCTCAAGCAGCAGGTGCCGATTACCCCGGTGGCGCACTCGACGGTGAACCAGCCAATCAGCGCCAAGGTGGTCGACTTCAAGGTCAGCCCGTTTGGGCGCAATGACTTTTCCGGCGTGAGTGTGGAGTGA